A single Numenius arquata chromosome 1, bNumArq3.hap1.1, whole genome shotgun sequence DNA region contains:
- the EXPH5 gene encoding exophilin-5: MTAAPQGPDLSFLNEEEARAIFQVLQRDSELRRAEKKRVSKLLKRKKSETGLQGVTGEWFEEIQRKKFQNYTDVNRMLKPPLEYQLRKSENTNHKELKMSSRTNTQAQKNTSASFLGFRSPFAWLFSFRKSRKNQTQKQPRYDSSPGPSSKVEEMATAEICNSPMSTETSGHSFDANQNEMMEKSNQEWNEQLEKELFSVLNDLDDQLAQEQAQDPLDRTVSTSRASNIQYSTAFPTSKRQTASRGQHRNDWSDMPSTFFPDGLRTIRAKDEHKIFIRPRKLHSAYINWHQTAFQDYKYGDPVDGNPPPLSSRLSSVSFGRSSEGSLYPPSITHNSGFRHKSCMNRSTASRSYSVCSLQRCSSSVSSDQLSASSLQHSLARESSNGFVPRFGRQNPKRIPLSSIVWNNTPDSPGQTPTQEKMFRTQSLMEVHATDHGGYPSSLQETKKYACHHSKHHYRRSISSSNCFSRISCPDKATSPLPFDNWENYPLYKSENNLSRSYYRDTSHGKWYANQKNSHYGKKDSYPSWADIPQYYSDEAFVSPDASFEVIMANLNDQQWAHTKNAKFGSQRLQNDFHMYSPENMNVKRITRSANRTFSEFTEGCQPWLSCNSSVSSSSIRTDDSVFPNLKDQTKPIGLNRNSVPVSQRCTKADFTQLEKIEGMKQPDEEMPLPSVSQQANTNYNTQSFPSNSSPSAMLQSDASLFNTMRSKRQTQVTARGDTAKLHTSNGDKRNVRMNESNCFPSSVFHKPPCILPADESRKEPFLPSQKEWEHLHYTTKRESIKQDNQSAEAIDQAAPKRHSSLLNAASAPPTEKLANCQGMLSCPPERSSSSSQSSPQALSHKDNSKRLGTLTSVNCMVTESQAEGGKIAQASRIGVTKKISQKTPQNASTLFTKNCNGQFTTSSPQNGNSGNIYMHNFDGEPKTSEHSLSYFCLEKERNNSPCIERLHKQDSLLRHTSSCSITGSPSRNSPKSPDPLVIYYTLPRKSASIAGSIMSDTPISLPREGRTAYNCLRSETPCRAGAFCSNQRDVSCLGSKHSFYKSASLNAAASNKEKDYPSPLTRSPNDSVSSSTSVELTDRCKHLSRRESSVFSDCKERGNFLQKYKTTSTFTVCVDEDHVKYHELVSIYYTLPRRHSRTFCNLFRDNPEDADLPCPKENTQSPSIRNKKNEGHLSLANVFFPSTLEKEVPSYSSDQVSSALVTPQDIGTAVDSEAPSSEKRCTSKSVSMVHNRTDSSADLSVAENGLSDTVTKEISFGGPQSTAVVAKSGKAISDASSSQNTEMCLKEKKDILQTATPLLSTLSAPPKPGRRLENPLYSTSTNKNTIQKGNSENCCQPPKVNINKNLNSSLLYPGEKEPFLGRNGNTERAHVPLPPAEDTCRDSTRVNQRVNFLHQTTPLYNNKCSGVQLRADSSRKKANYLNSCSKVLSESQKKACEVSTASSADLLLQLDEAVSTDTDELKNSKTKKEQNSQSTQKGRDCSSLQESERHTEGSLNINCKDEVLRVTQDQKITQSADENKLLSDCTRDKVKDIEKRKNRPSIKNKLAAVCKTSRKFSSKNLPPKPHISNIFSQNGGNATSVELEMSLDSLISTDSHQPFLQLDNENQNHSLDPDKNTPRTAEKAATENQNDPLLVNNTSWRSFTSSYTQKEAISPKKATVKVENRPSLTTMFPDKTVTTRNRNSQTLDLRLESKTQPVSPSATASDPLDGEKRRASSRACTPPLPLLTDKNSNTYVNSCLQAEVCPERNLTSQPVLGQCQNTSQFASVKNANLHGYQLRKSHARSQRERHLSESVCARDSQETFALGSNVLPKDGIHGKRFKSYSELLSCDENENWASDDEKSYSTRNLMYPSVEFGIFGKEQQLAFLENIKRSLTEGRLWRPCLLNNPGALRDGESSSINRAELLSSSSAGSKMSSAASSPQEPIDIYQEDPAAYSDSDSDTTTDDEYYLDEIDKESEL, translated from the exons caaacttctgaagagaaagaagTCTGAAACAGGTCTGCAGGGAGTGACTGGAGAATGGTttgaagaaatacaaagaaaaaaatttcagaattataCTGATGTCAACAGAATGCTAAAACCACCATTAGAGTATCAGCTAAGGAAGAGTGAAAACACCA atcataaagaattaaaaatgtcATCTCGCACAAATACTCAAGCACAAAAGAACACTTCAGCTTCCTTTCTGGGGTTCAGATCACCTTTTGCTTGGCTTTTCTCCTTTAGAAAATCAAGGAAAAACCAGACTCAGAAGCAACCACG ATATGACAGTTCTCCTGGCCCATCTTCGAAAGTGGAAGAAATGGCAACG GCTGAAATTTGCAATTCCCCAATGTCAACTGAAACAAGTGGTCATTCTTTTGatgcaaaccaaaatgaaatgatGGAGAAAAGTAACCAGGAATGGAATGAACAGCTAGAGAAGGAGCTTTTCAGTG ttcTAAATGATCTGGATGACCAGCTGGCCCAGGAACAAGCCCAAGACCCATTGGACAGGACAGTTTCTACTAGCAGGGCATCAAATATCCAATACAGTACTGCATTCCCTACTTCAAAGAGACAGACTGCTAGTAGGGGGCAACACAGAAATGACTGGAGTGACATGCCTAGCACATTTTTCCCCGATGGACTGAGAACAATAAGAGCCAAAGATGAACACAAGATTTTCATCAGACCAAGAAAATTACACAGTGCGTATATAAACTGGCACCAGACAGCATTTCAAGATTACAAATACGGTGATCCAGTTGATGGAAATCCTCCTCCACTAAGCAGCAGgctgtcttctgtttctttcgGACGGTCTTCAGAAGGTAGCTTATACCCTCCTTCTATAACACATAACAGTGGATTTAGGCACAAGAGTTGTATGAACAGGAGTACGGCCAGCAGAAGTTACTCTGTATGTTCCCTTCAGAGATGTTCATCATCAGTGTCTTCTGACCAGCTATCAGCATCTAGTTTACAACATTCGTTGGCAAGGGAGAGCAGCAATGGTTTTGTACCAAGGTTTGGTCGACAGAACCCAAAGAGAATTCCTCTGTCTTCCATTGTATGGAACAACACACCAGACTCTCCTGGACAAACACCAACTcaagaaaaaatgtttagaaCCCAATCACTGATGGAGGTTCATGCTACAGACCATGGTGGATATCCTAGCTCTCTGCAAGAAACGAAGAAATACGCATGTCACCACTCGAAACACCACTACAGAAGATCTATTTCAAGCAGTAATTGCTTTAGTAGAATTAGTTGCCCTGACAAAGCTACTTCTCCTTTGCCCTTTGATAACTGGGAAAATTATCCATTATACAAATCGGAAAATAATCTCTCTAGATCCTACTATAGGGATACTTCTCATGGCAAGTGGTACGCAAACCAAAAAAATtctcattatggaaaaaaagacaGCTATCCTTCTTGGGCTGATATTCCTCAGTACTACAGTGATGAAGCATTTGTTTCCCCTGATGCCAGCTTTGAAGTGATTATGGCTAATTTAAATGACCAGCAGTGGGCACATACAAAGAATGCCAAGTTTGGTTCTCAGCGCTTGCAGAACGATTTTCACATGTATTCTCCAGAAAATATGAATGTGAAAAGGATAACAAGAAGTGCAAATAGAACTTTTTCAGAATTCACTGAGGGCTGTCAGCCTTGGCTAAGTTGTAACTCTTCCGTTTCTTCATCTAGTATCAGAACTGATGACTCAGTCTTTCCTAATTTGAAGGACCAAACAAAACCTATAGGACTGAACAGGAATTCAGTCCCTGTTTCCCAAAGGTGTACTAAGGCAGACTTTACACAACTAGAAAAGATTGAAGGTATGAAGCAGCCAGATGAAGAAATGCCGTTACCGTCAGTTTCTCAACAAGCCAATACAAACTACAACACCCAGAGTTTTCCCTCTAACAGCTCTCCTTCTGCCATGCTGCAAAGCGATGCATCTCTCTTTAACACAATGAGATCAAAGAGGCAaacccaggtcactgccagaggAGATACTGCAAAACTACATACATCAAACGGTGATAAAAGAAATGTAAGAATGAATGAAAGCAATTGCTTCCCCAGCAGCGTGTTCCATAAGCCTCCCTGCATTTTGCCAGCTGATGAGAGCAGGAAGGAACCTTTTCTTCCAAGTCAGAAAGAATGGGAACATCTGCATTACACAACAAAAAGAGAGAGCATCAAACAGGATAATCAGAGTGCAGAAGCCATTGACCAAGCTGCTCCAAAGAGGCACTCCTCGCTGCTGAATGCTGCTTCTGCTCCACCCACTGAAAAACTGGCTAACTGTCAAGGCATGTTGTCCTGTCCTCCCGAACGTTCATCTAGCTCCTCACAAAGCTCTCCACAAGCACTTTCTCATAAAGACAATTCTAAGCGTTTAGGAACACTAACTTCAGTAAATTGCATGGTTACTGAATCTCAAGCAGAAGGTGGAAAAATAGCTCAAGCGAGCAGAATAGGTGTTACCAAAAAGATTTCACAGAAAACACCGCAAAATGCAAGCACTTTATTTACTAAGAACTGTAATGGACAGTTCACTACCAGTTCTCCACAAAATGGaaattctggaaatatttatatgcataacTTTGATGGAGAACCCAAGACCTCTGAACATAGTTTAAGTTATTTTTgccttgaaaaagaaaggaataattcGCCTTGTATTGAAAGGCTTCACAAGCAAGACAGCTTGCTGAGACATACCAGTAGCTGCAGCATTACTGGCTCCCCTAGCAGAAACAGCCCCAAATCTCCTGACCCACTTGTTATTTATTACACTTTGCCTAGGAAATCAGCCAGCATTGCTGGTAGTATTATGTCAGATACGCCCATCTCTTTACCTAGAGAAGGCAGAACAGCATACAATTGCTTAAGGTCTGAAACTCCATGTAGAGCTGGTGCCTTTTGTTCTAATCAAAGAGATGTGTCTTGTTTAGGTTCAAAACATTCCTTTTATAAGTCAGCATCATTAAATGCTGCTGCAAGTAACAAAGAGAAAGATTACCCCAGTCCTTTAACCAGAAGTCCTAATGATTCAGTAAGTAGTAGTACATCAGTTGAACTGACAGACAGATGTAAACATCTAAGCAGAAGAGAATcctctgtgttttcagattgtAAGGAGAGGGGAAATTTTTTGCAGAAATATAAAACTACAAGCACATTTACAGTTTGTGTTGATGAAGATCATGTAAAGTATCACGAACTAGTTTCAATTTATTACACGTTACCACGGAGACATTCAAGAACATTTTGTAACCTCTTTAGAGATAATCCAGAGGATGCAGATTTACCTTGTCCCAAAGAAAATACTCAGTCACCAAGCATAcgaaacaagaaaaatgaaggtcATCTGAGTTtagcaaatgtttttttccccagtacttTGGAAAAAGAGGTGCCTTCATATTCTTCTGACCAAGTATCTTCAGCTTTGGTCACACCTCAGGATATAGGAACTGCTGTTGATAGTGAAGCTCCTAGCTCTGAGAAGAGATGTACTTCAAAGTCAGTGAGTATGGTACATAACAGGACAGATAGCTCAGCAGATCTTTCAGTCGCAGAAAATGGGCTTTCTGACACGGTgacaaaagaaatttcttttggtGGTCCACAATCCACTGCAGTAGTGGCTAAGTCAGGCAAGGCCATTTCTGATGCTTCAAGCAGccaaaatacagaaatgtgtctaaaagaaaagaaggacaTTTTACAAACAGCCACACCACTACTGTCCACTTTATCAGCCCCTCCCAAGCCAGGCAGACGTTTAGAGAATCCTTTGTATTCTACttcaacaaataaaaatactataCAGAAGGGAAACTCTGAAAACTGCTGTCAGCCCCCTAAAGTGAACATCAATAAAAATCTGAATAGCTCACTCCTCTACCCAGGAGAGAAGGAACCATTCCTTGGAAGGAACGGTAACACAGAGCGTGCTCACGTGCCACTTCCTCCTGCAGAAGACACATGCAGGGATAGTACCCGAGTCAACCAGAGAGTAAATTTCCTACACCAAACCACCCCTCTGTATAATAATAAGTGTAGTGGAGTGCAATTAAGGGCTGacagttcaagaaaaaaagcaaattatttaaacTCTTGTAGCAAAGTGCTTTCAGAGTCTCAGAAGAAAGCGTGTGAGGTAAGCACTGCTTCCAGTGCTGATCTGTTACTTCAGCTAGATGAAGCAGTTAGCACAGATACAGATGAATTAAAGAattcaaaaaccaaaaaagaacaaaactcacAGAGTACTCAGAAGGGTAGAGATTGTAGCAGTTTGCAGGAATCAGAGAGGCACACTGAAGGCAGCCTGAACATTAACTGTAAAGATGAAGTTCTCAGGGTTACACAAGATCAGAAGATAACACAGAGTGCAGACGAGAACAAGCTTCTCTCTGACTGCACAAGAGACAAAGTCAAAGatatagaaaaaaggaaaaacagaccttcaattaaaaataaactggcaGCTGTTTGCAAGACAAGTCGaaaattttcaagtaaaaattTACCCCCCAAACCGCACATAAGTAACATTTTTTCACAGAATGGTGGAAATGCCACTTCTGTAGAGCTCGAGATGTCCCTTGACTCATTGATTTCAACAGATTCCCATCAGCCATTCCTGCAGTTGGACAATGAAAATCAGAATCACAGTCTGGACCCTGATAAGAATACGCCAAGAACAGCTGAGAAGGCGGCAACTGAAAATCAGAATGATCCTTTGCTTGTTAATAACACCAGTTGGAGGTCTTTTACAAGCTCATACACCCAGAAGGAAGCCATCAGTCCCAAAAAAGCTACAGTGAAAGTGGAAAATAGGCCAAGTCTTACAACCATGTTTCCAGACAAAACAGTAACCACAAGAAATAGGAATTCCCAAACACTTGATCTCAGGTTAGAAAGCAAAACCCAGCCCGTCTCTCCCAGTGCTACTGCATCGGACCCACTGGATGGTGAGAAAAGAAGAGCTAGCAGTCGTGCCTGCACTCCTCCCTTGCCACTTTTAACTGACAAAAACTCAAACACGTATGTAAATAGCTGCTTGCAGGCAGAGGTATGTCCAGAGCGAAACTTGACTTCCCAGCCGGTGCTTGGTCAGTGTCAAAACACCTCTCAGTTTGCTAGCGTAAAAAATGCCAACTTGCATGGCTATCAGTTGCGCAAGAGCCATGCCAGAAGCCAGCGTGAGCGTCACCTTTCTGAGAGTGTTTGTGCTCGAGATTCTCAGGAGACCTTTGCCTTGGGAAGCAATGTTCTACCAAAAGATGGTATACATGGGAAGAGATTTAAATCTTACTCGGAGCTGTTGTCTTGCGATGAAAATGAAAACTGGGCCTCGGATGATGAAAAAAGTTACAGCACCAGAAATTTGATGTATCCTTCTGTTGAATTTGGTATATTTGGCAAAGAACAACAGTTGGCTTTCCTGGAAAATATCAAGAGGTCACTCACAGAAGGGCGATTATGGAGACCTTGTCTTCTTAACAACCCTGGTGCTCTCAGAGATGGAGAGAGCTCTTCTATCAACAGGGCTGAGCTTTTGAGCTCAAGTTCTGCTGGGAGCAAGATGTCATCGGCTGCTTCATCCCCTCAAGAGCCAATTGATATCTATCAGGAAGACCCAGCAGCTTATTCAGATTCAGACAGTGATACCACCACCGATGATGAATACTACCTAGATGAGATCGATAAAGAATCGGAGCTATGA
- the POGLUT3 gene encoding protein O-glucosyltransferase 3, with the protein MGSRGLLPLLLVAAWPPLLSSAEPVSPERSLAWGPGLDAGPALPVRYFYIQAASAAGRNFSRSPPGRTQFKVVIKALSPKEGTRIYTPRPLDRNDGTFLMRYRMYGSVRKGLKIEILYGDQHVAQSPYILKGPIYHEYCDCPEEDPEIWQSAMSCPSQEPQITKDFISFPTIDLQRMLKEIPAKFSQTRGAIVHYTILNNHIYRRSLGKYTDFKMFSDEMFLSLARKVRLPDVEFYLNVGDWPVEYRKANDTPGPIPVISWCGSVDSRDIVLPTYDVTHSTLETLRGVTNDLLSIQGNTGPSWENKTKQALFRGRDSREERLHLVKLSKENPDLLDAGITGYFFFREKEKELGKVPLMGFFDFFKYKYQVNVDGTVAAYRFPYLLLGDSLVLKQDSQYYEHFYIGLKPWKHYVPVKRNLEDLLEKIKWAKENDEEARKIAKEGQLTARELLQPHKFYCYYYKVLQKYAKRQASKPEIRDGMELVPQPDDRDSVCSCHRKKPLREDL; encoded by the exons ATGGGGAGCCgggggctgctgccgctgctgctggtcGCCGCCTGGCCGCCGCTGCTGAGCTCGGCGGAGCCCGTTAGCCCCGAGCGGAGCCTGGCCTGGGGCCCCGGGCTGGACGCGGGGCCGGCCCTGCCCGTGCGGTACTTCTACATCCAGGCGGCCAGCGCCGCCGGACGCAACTTCTCCCGCTCGCCGCCAG gAAGAACACAGTTTAAAGTGGTAATTAAGGCACTTTCTCCAAAGGAAGGCACCAGAATTTACACCCCTCGCCCTTTGGATAGAAATGATGGCACATTTCTTATGCGGTATCGAATGTATGGGAGTGTCAGAAAAGGGTTAAAAATTGAGATACTTTATGGTGATCAGCATGTAGCGCAATCTCCTTACATTTTGAAAG GACCAATTTATCATGAATATTGTGACTGTCCTGAAGAAGACCCTGAGATCTGGCAGAGCGCTATGTCTTGTCCGTCCCAAGAACCTCAGATTACAAAGGACTTCATTTCTTTTCCCACCATTGACCTTCAGCGAATGCTTAAGGAAATCCCAGCGAAGTTCAGTCAAACAAGAGGTGCTATCGTTCATTACACCATTCTCAACAATCACATCTACCGTCGCTCCTTAGGGAAGTATACAGACTTCAAAATGTTCTCCGATGAAATGTTCCTGTCACTGGCAAGAAAG GTTCGTCTTCCTGATGTGGAGTTTTATCTTAATGTTGGAGATTGGCCAGTTGAGTATCGGAAAGCTAATGATACACCTGGTCCCATACCTGTCATTTCATGGTGTGGCTCCGTGGATTCCAGAGATATAGTCCTTCCAACGTATGATGTAACCCACTCGACTCTTGAAACCCTGCGTGGAGTCACGAACGATCTCCTTTCTATTCAAGGAAATACAG GCCCGTcctgggaaaacaaaaccaagcaagccTTATTTAGAGGTCGAGACAGCCGAGAAGAACGTCTCCATCTTGTCAAGTTATCCAAGGAAAATCCAGATCTACTAGATGCTGGAATAacaggatatttcttcttcagagaaaaagaaaaagagctgggaaaagttcCGCTGATGGGCTTCTTTGACTTCTTTAAG TACAAATACCAAGTGAATGTAGACGGGACCGTAGCAGCTTACAGGTTTCCATACCTCTTGCTGGGTGACAGCCTAGTATTGAAGCAAGATTCCCAGTACTATGAACACTTTTATATTGGATTAAAACCTTGGAAACATTATGTTCCAGTTAAGAGAAACCTAGAGGACTtgctagagaaaataaaatgggcTAAG gaaaatgatgaagaagcaagaaaaattgCTAAAGAAGGACAATTAACGGCAAGAGAATTACTTCAGCCTCACAAGTTTTACTGCTACTATTATAAAGTGCTCCAG AAATATGCCAAACGCCAAGCCAGCAAACCTGAAATACGGGATGGAATGGAACTTGTACCTCAGCCTGATGACAGAGACTCAGTGTGCAGCTGCCACAGGAAAAAGCCTTTAAGGGAAGATCTATAA